The sequence below is a genomic window from Candidatus Saccharimonadales bacterium.
AGCGCCTTCGGGGAGCTTTGACAATCGCAAGCTATGAAATGATGGGTGGTACGGACCGCACCATGATCATCCAGGCGGCGCGAGCGATTGAAATGATTCATGCGTACGTACTCATAATCGACGACATTGCTGATCGTTCCGATATGCGTAGGGGCGGACCATCGGCGCATAAAATTATGCAGGAATATCATCATAAAAATCATTTAAAAAGTGACGATGCTCATTTTGGTGAATCGATGGCAGCGCAAGCCGCGCTAATTGGGGGGTATTTAGCCGAACTCATAATCGACGACCTTGGTATTTCTGCGGAAACGAAGCTCGCTGTGTTAAGAAATCTCCACAGTAACCTGGTTCGAACTGGTCATGGGCAGCTTCGTGATATCTTAAACGAAACTCTGCCAGAAGTTACCGAAGACGACGCGCTGTGGACGGCAAAATATAAAACCGCATACTACACGGTCGTTAATCCACTGGAAATGGGCGGAATCCTTGCGGGCGCAACTAAAGAAGACCTTATGATCCTTCGCGAGTATGGTACGTATGCTGGAATAGGGTTTCAGATTACGGATGATATCATTGGGATATTTGGTGATTCTGCTGCGACCGGCAAATCATCGCTCGATGATCTTAAAGAGGGAAAGATCACTGTTCTTATGACCAAGGCATTGCAGATGGCTGGTAGTGTCCAGCGGCAACAATTGCTGGCTATGCTAGGGAACGCACACGTTAATGACGAAGATCTAAAGAAATGCCAGCAAATTCTTGCAGACACTCGTGCGCTAGAATACGCAAATCAAAAAGCCAAAGCCTTGGCAGGGCAAGCACGGGACGTACTCGCTCGTGCTCCTTCTACGTGGAGTCCTGAGTTGGTTGGATTTTTGGATCATCTAACGGAAGTATTCGTAGAAAGAAAGACGTAAACAGATTTTGAACGCGGTTCTTTTTGTTTATGTCCTACCTCTGGTACAATAAGGTGTAATGCCAAAAATATTAGACGGAACCGAACTAGTCGGATATATCAAAGAGCGCCAAGCAAAACAGGTGCGCGCTTTGAGACAAGCGTCCAAGGTATTTCCACGCCTCGTGGTTATTAAAAGTACGTCTGCCACAGCGGTTATTGACACGTATGTGCGCATGAAACAGCGCTACGCCGAAGATATTCTAATTGAAACTGTCGTTGAAACAATAGATGAATCTGAAATGATAAGCGCGCTTCAGCGCCTCAACGCCGATCCCATGGTTCACGGGATTATCGTGCAGCTGCCATTGAAGGATATTAGCAAAACTGACGAAATCGTTGATCAGATTGCACCCGAAAAAGATGTTGATGGACTTGGCAAAAATGCTGGTTTCGAAAGCGCAACAGCGGGTGCGGTTAGTTGGCTTTTGGCCGGATATGCAGTTGAATTAACCGGTAAAAAAATAGCCATAGTCGGTAATGGGCGTTTAGTCGGAGCTCCCCTTGCGAAAATGTGGCGCGACAGCGGCCATGACGTAACGGTTCTTGATAGTACCCATGCTGACATTCCAGGCGTACTTCGTCAAAGCGATGTCATCGTCAGTGCTACGGGCGTGCCTAATCTTATTAAAAGCGACATGGTGGCAATTGGCGCAACGGTTGTTGATGCAGGCACCGCCAGCGAAAACGGCGTCATCGTCGGTGATGTTGACCCAAGCCTAAGAGACCGCGATGATCTAAAAATTACACCCGAAAAAGGTGGCGTAGGCCCGCTCACAATCGCGGCACTTTTTGATCACGTTATTCAAGCAGCGCAAACAGTGGCTAGTACTAAAAACTAAGAAAGTCCGAGGGCTTCTTTGACTCGTCCAACAACCTGGCGTGGAGTTAGATCTGCTTTGACGATGTAGCTGTGAATGGAAAGATTTTTTAGGCTCTTTGGAGCTTCTTCTTCACCTAGGTTTGTCAGGATGATAACTGGGATATCTTTACCCCAGTCATGAGCACGCATTTCGGCTAATGCTTCGGCACCATCCATGTGGGGCATTTTCATATCAAGCAGGATAAGGTCGGGCTGAAATTCTTCAACTAAGGCAACCCCACGCTCGCCATTATCGGCAAGCTGTACTTCGAAACCGTCCGCCTCAAACTTCATACGGTACATCTGGCTAATTACTGGATCGTCTTCGATGATTGCTATTCTTGTCATATAGTTCAATGATACAATCTTTGCAAATTTCTAGCAAATAGATTAAAGTTGCTAATATCACATTATGTATTAATATATGGATA
It includes:
- a CDS encoding bifunctional 5,10-methylenetetrahydrofolate dehydrogenase/5,10-methenyltetrahydrofolate cyclohydrolase, producing MPKILDGTELVGYIKERQAKQVRALRQASKVFPRLVVIKSTSATAVIDTYVRMKQRYAEDILIETVVETIDESEMISALQRLNADPMVHGIIVQLPLKDISKTDEIVDQIAPEKDVDGLGKNAGFESATAGAVSWLLAGYAVELTGKKIAIVGNGRLVGAPLAKMWRDSGHDVTVLDSTHADIPGVLRQSDVIVSATGVPNLIKSDMVAIGATVVDAGTASENGVIVGDVDPSLRDRDDLKITPEKGGVGPLTIAALFDHVIQAAQTVASTKN
- a CDS encoding response regulator, with the translated sequence MTRIAIIEDDPVISQMYRMKFEADGFEVQLADNGERGVALVEEFQPDLILLDMKMPHMDGAEALAEMRAHDWGKDIPVIILTNLGEEEAPKSLKNLSIHSYIVKADLTPRQVVGRVKEALGLS
- a CDS encoding polyprenyl synthetase family protein, which codes for MTHDERLKTYKDLIDKDIAEYSKVLLDNTEDEYGAYSRETLESFVAILGRGGKRLRGALTIASYEMMGGTDRTMIIQAARAIEMIHAYVLIIDDIADRSDMRRGGPSAHKIMQEYHHKNHLKSDDAHFGESMAAQAALIGGYLAELIIDDLGISAETKLAVLRNLHSNLVRTGHGQLRDILNETLPEVTEDDALWTAKYKTAYYTVVNPLEMGGILAGATKEDLMILREYGTYAGIGFQITDDIIGIFGDSAATGKSSLDDLKEGKITVLMTKALQMAGSVQRQQLLAMLGNAHVNDEDLKKCQQILADTRALEYANQKAKALAGQARDVLARAPSTWSPELVGFLDHLTEVFVERKT